A window of the Armatimonadota bacterium genome harbors these coding sequences:
- a CDS encoding type II secretion system F family protein: MAVFQYTARDHMGRVISGVLEAENDTQVANRLREMGLYITGIERARAGPGESRSFLETFRGISLRDLALMSRQFATMVNSGLSLVRSLSILEQQVSNQKLREILGRVRADVEEGHTLADSLAKHPQAFSSLYVNMVRAGETGGVLDEVLQRLSTFLEKEYALRQKVKSAMVYPVILAVVATAALLFMTMVIIPQFVVFFAELNIRQLPLPTRILMAISYVLRTYWYVWMPIVAGAVYGFLRWLKTKRGKEWFDRVKLQIPIFGPVIQKTIIARFARTLGTLLSSGVPLLQAFEVTGKATDNAVVEEGIVRVRSSIREGESIAVPLAAIEVFPPMVVQMVKVGEEAGNLDEMLIKVADFYDTEVETAVAALASTLEPAMIVFMGVVVGAMVISLYLPIFQLAAEAG, translated from the coding sequence GTGGCCGTATTCCAGTACACCGCACGCGACCACATGGGCCGGGTGATCAGCGGCGTCCTCGAAGCCGAAAACGACACGCAGGTCGCCAACCGGCTCCGGGAGATGGGGCTGTACATCACCGGGATCGAGCGGGCCCGAGCGGGCCCGGGCGAATCGCGCAGCTTCCTCGAGACGTTCCGCGGCATCAGTCTGCGCGACCTGGCGCTGATGAGCCGGCAGTTCGCCACGATGGTCAACTCCGGGCTGTCGCTGGTCCGCAGCCTCTCGATCCTCGAGCAGCAGGTGTCCAACCAGAAGCTGCGTGAGATCCTTGGCAGGGTGCGGGCCGACGTCGAGGAGGGACACACGCTGGCCGACTCCCTCGCCAAGCACCCCCAGGCCTTCTCGTCCCTGTACGTGAACATGGTCCGCGCGGGCGAGACAGGCGGTGTTCTGGACGAAGTCCTCCAGCGGCTGTCGACTTTCCTGGAGAAGGAGTACGCGCTGCGCCAGAAGGTCAAGTCCGCAATGGTCTATCCGGTCATCCTCGCAGTCGTGGCGACGGCGGCTCTGCTGTTCATGACGATGGTCATCATCCCGCAGTTCGTGGTGTTCTTCGCGGAACTGAACATCCGCCAGCTGCCCCTGCCCACGCGGATTTTGATGGCGATCAGCTACGTGCTGCGGACCTACTGGTACGTGTGGATGCCGATCGTCGCCGGTGCGGTGTACGGCTTCCTGAGGTGGCTCAAGACCAAGCGCGGCAAGGAGTGGTTCGACCGCGTCAAGCTACAGATCCCGATCTTCGGACCGGTCATCCAGAAGACGATCATCGCGCGCTTTGCCCGCACGCTCGGCACGCTGCTCAGCTCGGGGGTTCCGCTGCTGCAGGCGTTCGAGGTCACCGGCAAGGCCACCGACAACGCCGTCGTCGAGGAGGGCATCGTGCGGGTGCGATCCAGCATCCGCGAGGGCGAGAGCATCGCCGTCCCGCTGGCCGCGATCGAGGTCTTTCCGCCGATGGTCGTCCAGATGGTCAAGGTCGGGGAGGAAGCGGGGAACCTGGACGAGATGCTGATCAAGGTCGCCGACTTCTATGACACCGAGGTCGAGACCGCTGTGGCGGCGCTGGCCAGTACCCTTGAGCCGGCCATGATTGTGTTCATGGGTGTAGTCGTAGGCGCGATGGTCATCTCGCTGTACCTGCCCATCTTCCAACTGGCCGCGGAGGCCGGGTAG
- a CDS encoding type IV pilus twitching motility protein PilT yields the protein MEIDELLQIVVDNQASDLHLTVGIHPTMRVWGKLTPMERYPVLTPEDTYQLAYSMMNAFQKQKFEKTWELDLSYSVAGLGRFRVNVYKQRGAVGAALRVIPHEIPTIEDLNLPSSLIDLTRRPRGLVLVTGPTGHGKSTTLAAMINQINEERSAHIVTVEDPIEYLHEHKRSIVNQRELGFDTQSFPNALRAVLREDPNVVLIGEMRDLETIAAALTIAETGHLVFATLHTANAAQSIDRIIDVFPPHQQQQVRVQLASVIEAVISQLLLPNQLFLRRFGTQERLAEVRRAAAVGTVRRTWPSLEEIGRVPAVEVMMATPAIRNLIREAKTHQIESAIQTGVQHGMQTMDQSLRDLYERDLISFEDAIGKAIHPDELRKMIAGFH from the coding sequence ATGGAAATCGACGAACTGCTGCAGATCGTTGTGGACAACCAGGCCTCGGACCTGCACCTGACCGTAGGCATACATCCCACGATGCGCGTGTGGGGTAAGCTCACGCCGATGGAGCGCTACCCGGTGCTGACGCCGGAGGACACCTACCAGCTCGCCTACAGCATGATGAACGCGTTCCAGAAGCAGAAGTTCGAGAAGACGTGGGAGCTGGACCTGTCGTACTCCGTGGCGGGTTTGGGGCGCTTCCGCGTCAACGTCTACAAGCAGAGGGGCGCGGTCGGGGCCGCGCTGCGGGTGATCCCGCACGAGATCCCGACGATCGAGGACCTCAACCTGCCCAGCAGCCTGATCGACCTGACGCGCCGGCCGCGGGGATTGGTGTTGGTCACCGGGCCGACGGGGCACGGCAAGTCGACGACGCTGGCGGCGATGATCAACCAGATCAACGAGGAGCGCTCTGCCCACATCGTGACCGTCGAGGACCCGATCGAGTATCTGCACGAGCACAAGCGCAGCATCGTCAACCAGCGCGAACTGGGATTCGACACGCAATCGTTTCCCAACGCGCTAAGGGCCGTGCTGCGCGAAGATCCCAACGTCGTGCTAATCGGTGAGATGCGCGACCTGGAGACGATCGCCGCCGCACTGACGATCGCGGAGACCGGGCATTTGGTCTTCGCGACGCTGCACACCGCAAACGCTGCTCAGTCCATCGACCGCATCATCGACGTCTTCCCGCCCCACCAGCAGCAGCAGGTCAGAGTACAGCTGGCCTCGGTCATCGAGGCGGTGATCTCTCAGTTGCTGCTGCCCAACCAGCTGTTCTTGCGGCGCTTCGGCACGCAGGAGCGGCTGGCCGAGGTGCGCCGGGCCGCGGCAGTGGGCACGGTGCGGCGCACCTGGCCATCGCTGGAAGAAATCGGACGCGTGCCGGCGGTGGAGGTGATGATGGCCACGCCGGCGATCCGCAACCTGATCCGCGAGGCCAAGACCCACCAGATCGAGTCGGCGATCCAGACCGGCGTCCAGCACGGCATGCAGACGATGGACCAGTCGCTGCGCGACCTGTACGAGCGGGACCTCATCTCGTTCGAGGACGCGATCGGCAAGGCCATCCACCCCGACGAGCTGCGCAAGATGATCGCGGGGTTCCATTGA
- a CDS encoding DnaB-like helicase C-terminal domain-containing protein has protein sequence MESNDVELLVLSGLVADRHLVTLALNEGLTTEMFENPLVQRLARTLLELAMTRFAVVDGVALKHELHERGLLTPEMDRVVSQVLMIRPPTAAQMVTYVEALKSRETRRRLERVHEQIGQFLAEQTRTGTHDLVQFTGEVIGSLFEIQRRRLRKRLSPVGDTVGDLVEHLQNPTAGGLLGYSISPFDRLNAVLSGLRPGFYYGLAGAPRRGKTNMALQMASYVARNHRIPVLFYSWEQTVKVLAARLLAKEMLVSPADILAGALERTPAMLANLRAAEEEVFRFAPYFYLVEAGRKDTLERIKAHAYNVMQEHGTENILICLDYLQKIPLERHIEDDKARTDLISSELAELSLELRAPILAISPLDKEGCRLDERPAEDEEGVDEGLYERPTMHHSVGSGDLEYDLDVAMVLVKDWKATRDLRDYLASKARQEGVDPDELPRIDIINLFIDKNRDAPEAESDIIQYAFFITLNKYVELDFKHEKEYRGEFRGFSKVVGIYNHLKELGMLHPDFARA, from the coding sequence ATGGAGTCGAACGACGTCGAACTGTTGGTGCTCTCCGGGCTGGTCGCCGACCGGCACCTGGTCACGCTGGCGCTCAACGAGGGGCTTACCACCGAGATGTTCGAGAACCCCCTGGTGCAACGTCTGGCCCGCACGCTGCTGGAGCTGGCCATGACGCGGTTTGCGGTCGTCGACGGCGTCGCGTTGAAGCACGAGTTGCACGAACGCGGCCTGCTGACGCCCGAGATGGACAGGGTGGTGTCGCAGGTCCTCATGATCCGCCCGCCCACCGCAGCCCAGATGGTGACGTACGTGGAAGCCCTCAAGTCGCGCGAGACGCGCAGGCGGCTGGAGCGGGTGCATGAGCAGATCGGCCAGTTCCTGGCCGAGCAGACCCGCACCGGCACGCACGACCTCGTCCAGTTCACGGGCGAGGTGATCGGAAGCCTGTTCGAGATCCAACGACGCCGCCTGCGCAAGCGGCTCAGCCCCGTCGGCGACACGGTGGGAGACCTGGTCGAGCACCTGCAAAACCCGACGGCTGGCGGCCTGCTGGGGTACTCGATTTCGCCGTTCGACCGTCTGAACGCCGTGCTGTCAGGCCTACGGCCGGGCTTCTACTACGGTCTGGCCGGAGCACCCAGGCGTGGCAAGACCAACATGGCGCTGCAGATGGCCTCCTACGTCGCCCGCAACCATCGGATCCCGGTGCTGTTCTACTCGTGGGAGCAGACGGTCAAGGTACTGGCGGCGCGCCTGCTCGCGAAGGAGATGCTCGTCAGCCCGGCCGACATCCTCGCCGGCGCGCTGGAGCGGACACCAGCGATGCTCGCCAACCTGCGCGCGGCCGAAGAAGAGGTGTTTCGGTTCGCGCCGTACTTCTATTTGGTCGAAGCCGGGCGGAAGGACACCCTCGAGCGGATCAAGGCACACGCCTACAACGTGATGCAAGAGCACGGCACCGAAAACATCCTGATCTGCCTGGACTACCTTCAGAAGATCCCCCTGGAGAGGCACATCGAAGACGACAAGGCCCGCACCGACCTGATCTCCTCGGAGCTGGCCGAACTGAGCCTCGAACTGCGGGCGCCGATTCTGGCCATCTCGCCGCTGGACAAGGAGGGCTGCCGGCTGGACGAGCGCCCAGCCGAGGACGAGGAAGGAGTGGACGAAGGCCTGTACGAGCGGCCGACGATGCACCATAGCGTGGGCTCGGGGGACCTTGAGTACGACCTCGACGTCGCCATGGTCCTCGTGAAAGACTGGAAGGCGACGCGCGACCTGCGAGACTACCTGGCGTCCAAGGCCCGCCAGGAAGGCGTGGATCCCGACGAGCTGCCGAGGATCGACATCATCAACCTGTTCATCGACAAGAACCGGGACGCCCCCGAGGCCGAGTCGGACATCATCCAGTACGCGTTCTTCATCACGCTGAACAAGTACGTCGAGCTCGACTTCAAGCACGAGAAGGAGTACCGGGGCGAGTTCCGGGGCTTTTCGAAGGTGGTGGGCATCTACAACCACCTCAAGGAGCTCGGCATGCTCCACCCCGACTTCGCCCGCGCCTGA
- the gspE gene encoding type II secretion system ATPase GspE has protein sequence MSAPPIRDTQASAGLAPVREYKDTLGIPAANGTLEAAWRYHEAIRNAHRGRLPEAIAEYKRLLELDPDEPVHYLDLAEIYLKKDAVKEAVVVLLALTDLYERLGMPAAALEVQDRAVRLDASVNGQTASVRSEPTAHPSPQASLPTDEQAGRRNSAGPVETVGDRASAAAQDAVEPVPQPPPPAAGVASPTDGPAAQAPEVPSDRTPPRTEASNLPTLAKPDRARTPLRPGGVTTRKDPLGEILVRMGLITEDQLSHAIDVQAKTGEKIGQILLRQGAVTEEDLAKAVGVQWGYPYVALSTAQVDPEAVRMVPHHLSIRHKVMAFGRNGNRLLVAVVDPLNLLALDDVRLITGLDVDARVTTESELQQAINKHYHVGNILDQTAAGVEVTDEVVEEEISLDKLRQMVDEAPVIKLVNVILDQAIREGASDIHIEPYRQGIHVRYRIDGVLHDVMSPPKNLKAALVSRIKIVANLDIAERRRPQDGRIHLRVDGKEIDLRVSTLPTMFGEKVVMRILDQSSALISLGRLGMASDVQEQWETLASKPYGMILVTGPTGSGKTTTLYATLSKINTLDKNIITVEDPVEYQLPRINQVQVNPKAGLTFATGLRAILRQDPDVVMVGEIRDRETAEIAVQAALTGHLVLSTLHTNDAASAFTRLIDMGIEPFLISSSVIGVLAQRLARQICPRCKESYRAPRDAVRRLSEELSVGEELMLYRGAGCDNCRRTGYKGRTGVYELLTVNDRIRELVVARASSNVIKEAAREEGFRTMREDGIQKVLSGQSTIEEILRVVYVTDQ, from the coding sequence ATGAGCGCACCGCCCATTCGCGACACCCAGGCCTCAGCCGGGCTTGCGCCCGTCCGCGAATACAAAGACACCCTGGGGATCCCCGCCGCCAATGGTACGCTGGAGGCTGCCTGGCGTTACCACGAAGCGATCCGAAACGCCCACCGCGGACGGCTGCCCGAGGCGATCGCGGAGTACAAGCGCCTGTTAGAGCTCGATCCCGACGAACCCGTCCACTACCTCGACCTGGCCGAGATCTACCTCAAGAAGGATGCCGTCAAGGAGGCCGTCGTCGTCCTGCTGGCCCTGACGGACCTGTACGAACGCCTGGGGATGCCGGCCGCGGCGTTGGAAGTCCAGGATCGGGCCGTACGGCTGGATGCGTCCGTGAACGGGCAGACGGCGTCGGTGCGATCGGAACCGACCGCACACCCCTCGCCGCAAGCGTCTTTGCCAACGGACGAGCAAGCCGGCAGACGGAACTCCGCCGGGCCGGTGGAAACCGTCGGCGACCGCGCGTCGGCTGCGGCACAAGACGCCGTCGAGCCCGTGCCCCAGCCTCCGCCCCCGGCTGCGGGGGTCGCCTCACCCACCGATGGGCCTGCCGCCCAGGCCCCGGAAGTGCCGTCCGACCGCACCCCGCCGCGGACGGAGGCGTCCAACCTCCCGACGCTGGCAAAGCCGGACCGCGCGCGGACGCCGCTGCGGCCCGGTGGGGTCACCACCCGCAAGGACCCGCTGGGTGAGATCCTGGTCCGGATGGGCCTGATCACCGAAGACCAGCTGTCCCACGCCATCGACGTCCAGGCCAAGACCGGGGAGAAGATCGGCCAGATCCTACTCCGGCAGGGCGCGGTCACCGAGGAGGACCTGGCCAAGGCCGTCGGCGTGCAGTGGGGATATCCCTACGTCGCCTTGTCCACCGCACAGGTGGACCCCGAAGCGGTCCGGATGGTTCCCCACCACCTGTCGATCCGCCACAAGGTGATGGCGTTCGGCCGCAACGGCAACCGGCTACTGGTCGCGGTGGTCGACCCGCTCAACCTCCTGGCCCTGGACGACGTCCGCCTGATCACGGGGTTGGACGTCGACGCGCGGGTGACGACCGAGAGCGAGTTGCAGCAGGCGATCAACAAGCACTACCACGTCGGCAACATCCTGGACCAGACGGCGGCCGGAGTCGAGGTCACCGACGAGGTGGTCGAGGAGGAGATCAGCCTCGACAAGCTCCGCCAGATGGTGGACGAGGCGCCGGTCATCAAGCTGGTCAACGTGATCCTCGACCAGGCGATCCGGGAGGGCGCGTCCGACATCCACATCGAGCCGTACCGCCAGGGCATCCACGTACGCTACCGGATCGACGGAGTGCTGCACGACGTGATGTCCCCGCCCAAGAACCTCAAGGCGGCGCTGGTGTCCCGCATCAAGATCGTGGCCAACCTGGACATCGCTGAGCGGCGCCGTCCCCAGGACGGCCGCATCCACCTGCGCGTAGACGGCAAGGAGATCGACCTGCGCGTGTCCACCCTGCCGACGATGTTCGGCGAGAAGGTCGTGATGCGGATCCTCGATCAGTCCAGCGCGCTGATCAGCCTGGGGCGCCTGGGCATGGCAAGCGACGTGCAGGAGCAGTGGGAGACGCTGGCCAGCAAGCCATACGGCATGATCCTCGTCACCGGTCCGACCGGGAGCGGCAAGACCACAACGCTGTACGCGACGCTGTCGAAGATCAACACGCTGGACAAGAACATCATCACGGTTGAAGATCCGGTCGAGTACCAGCTGCCGCGGATCAACCAGGTGCAGGTCAACCCCAAGGCCGGGCTCACGTTCGCCACCGGGCTGCGCGCGATCCTGCGCCAGGATCCCGACGTTGTGATGGTCGGCGAGATCCGCGACCGCGAGACCGCGGAGATCGCGGTGCAGGCCGCATTGACCGGCCATCTCGTCCTGAGCACGCTGCACACCAACGACGCCGCGAGCGCGTTCACCCGCCTGATCGACATGGGGATCGAGCCGTTTTTGATCTCCTCGTCGGTCATCGGCGTGCTCGCCCAGCGCCTGGCACGCCAGATCTGCCCGAGGTGCAAAGAGTCCTATCGCGCACCGCGCGATGCCGTCCGGCGCCTGTCCGAGGAGCTCAGCGTCGGCGAGGAACTGATGCTGTACCGCGGAGCCGGATGCGACAACTGCCGCCGCACCGGCTACAAGGGGCGGACCGGGGTCTACGAACTGCTCACCGTGAACGACAGGATCCGGGAACTCGTCGTCGCCCGCGCGTCTTCGAACGTGATCAAGGAGGCAGCGCGCGAGGAAGGCTTCCGCACGATGCGCGAAGACGGGATCCAGAAGGTCCTCTCCGGCCAGAGCACCATCGAGGAGATCCTGCGGGTCGTCTACGTGACGGATCAGTAG
- a CDS encoding roadblock/LC7 domain-containing protein has translation MADLRQTLGEFTQIDGVTAALVVGRDGFVIEGVASDDIDLEALGAVTASSMGASEALSTDLNRGGLFGLMLEYENGPIVVSPVGREAMLVIVGNGAANLGRIRLEVKKRQQAIADSL, from the coding sequence ATGGCGGACCTTCGTCAGACCCTGGGGGAGTTCACTCAGATCGACGGTGTGACCGCGGCGCTCGTGGTGGGCCGGGACGGATTCGTGATCGAGGGCGTAGCCTCCGACGACATCGACCTGGAGGCTTTGGGTGCGGTCACGGCCAGCAGCATGGGCGCATCGGAGGCGCTGTCGACCGACCTGAACCGCGGCGGCCTGTTCGGTCTGATGCTGGAATACGAGAACGGGCCGATCGTGGTCTCGCCGGTAGGCCGTGAGGCGATGCTGGTGATTGTGGGCAACGGCGCCGCCAACCTCGGCCGCATCCGTCTCGAAGTCAAGAAGCGCCAGCAGGCGATCGCCGATTCACTGTAG
- a CDS encoding sigma-70 family RNA polymerase sigma factor yields MTRSNDDLPSDEQTVAQLQAYRASGDPALYQAICAAYAPLVERIARRQGGGSEPLADLIQVGQIGLLHALNRFDPARGVKFRTYASHLITGEIRHYLRDHTGLVRRPRWLAKLSHELERTVEALRARNGRLPTLEEIAQAMNIQPDGVREILRARETTTHVSLDGGEGKAGRAIRHLRYETFQLPVEDRIVLTEAIEKLTELQRKVIYALFYLDLTETEAARRLRISQKHVSRVMHKALAQLGRLLGGEPQVR; encoded by the coding sequence GTGACCCGCTCCAACGACGATCTGCCGTCCGACGAGCAGACGGTGGCGCAGTTGCAGGCGTACCGCGCCTCCGGCGACCCGGCGCTGTACCAAGCCATATGCGCCGCGTACGCGCCTCTGGTCGAGCGGATCGCCCGCCGCCAGGGCGGTGGATCCGAACCCCTCGCCGACCTGATCCAAGTCGGCCAGATCGGCCTGCTGCACGCCCTCAACCGTTTCGACCCGGCGCGCGGGGTCAAGTTCCGGACGTACGCCAGCCACCTGATCACCGGCGAGATCCGGCACTACCTGCGCGACCATACCGGGTTGGTGCGTCGCCCCCGGTGGCTGGCCAAGCTCAGCCACGAGCTGGAGCGCACCGTCGAGGCGTTGCGTGCACGCAACGGCAGGCTGCCGACCCTCGAAGAGATCGCGCAGGCGATGAACATCCAGCCCGACGGCGTGCGCGAGATCCTCAGGGCCCGCGAGACGACGACGCACGTCTCCCTGGACGGTGGGGAAGGGAAAGCGGGCCGCGCGATCCGCCACCTCCGCTATGAGACCTTTCAGCTGCCGGTCGAGGACCGGATCGTCCTCACGGAGGCGATCGAGAAGCTCACGGAGCTGCAGCGCAAGGTGATCTACGCCCTCTTCTACCTCGATCTCACCGAGACGGAGGCCGCGCGAAGGCTGCGAATCTCCCAGAAGCACGTCTCGCGCGTGATGCACAAGGCACTGGCCCAGCTGGGTCGGCTGCTCGGCGGAGAGCCCCAGGTTCGGTGA
- a CDS encoding MerR family transcriptional regulator produces MAKSPQRTTPIYPMRTVAQMTELSPQRIRAWEVDYGLIRPHRTNGGHRLFSQADVERLLWIKHMVQTRGLSLQGVKRLLEGGAAPTAGRGL; encoded by the coding sequence ATGGCGAAGAGTCCCCAGCGTACGACGCCCATCTACCCGATGCGCACCGTCGCGCAGATGACCGAGCTGTCCCCTCAACGGATTCGGGCGTGGGAGGTGGATTACGGGCTGATCCGGCCGCACCGTACCAACGGGGGGCACCGTCTGTTTTCTCAGGCAGACGTCGAGCGCTTGCTGTGGATCAAGCACATGGTCCAAACGCGGGGGCTGAGTTTGCAGGGCGTCAAGCGGCTGCTGGAGGGCGGAGCCGCCCCCACGGCCGGAAGGGGGCTGTGA
- a CDS encoding TAXI family TRAP transporter solute-binding subunit, producing MQVRITRWMAVVLVAALALGATGALAQQRRFVNVATGGTAGVYFPLGSALARMWTERVPGVQASAQSTGASVANIRLIQRGDVDVAFVQNDIAYYAFNGIEMFRGDRQERLRGMAMLYPETIQIVTLRQKNINSVADLRGKRVAVGAPGSGTEVNARQILQVYDIGYYGGVNPAVRAQRVQPDFLNFAEAADQLKDGVIDAAFITAGTPTAAVQDIAATRDLKIVPVPADVVARLRERYPYYTPVTIPANTYRGQTEAVPTVAVMAMLVTRQDLPEDLIYDLTKALWENVAVLHAAHARGRDIRPETARAGMPITMHAGALRYYRERGIQ from the coding sequence ATGCAGGTGAGGATCACGCGATGGATGGCGGTTGTGCTGGTGGCCGCGCTCGCGCTGGGGGCGACCGGAGCCCTGGCGCAGCAACGGCGTTTTGTGAACGTGGCAACGGGCGGTACGGCGGGGGTGTACTTCCCGCTGGGTAGCGCGCTGGCCCGCATGTGGACGGAGCGGGTGCCGGGCGTGCAGGCCAGCGCGCAGTCCACCGGCGCGTCGGTCGCGAACATCCGACTCATCCAGCGCGGCGACGTCGACGTGGCGTTCGTGCAGAACGACATCGCGTACTATGCGTTCAACGGCATCGAGATGTTCCGGGGCGACCGGCAGGAGCGGCTGCGCGGAATGGCGATGCTGTATCCGGAGACGATCCAGATCGTCACGCTGCGTCAGAAGAACATCAACTCGGTCGCCGATCTGCGCGGCAAGCGCGTGGCCGTCGGTGCGCCGGGCAGCGGAACGGAAGTGAACGCACGGCAGATCCTGCAGGTCTACGACATCGGCTACTACGGGGGAGTCAACCCCGCCGTGCGTGCGCAGCGCGTCCAGCCGGATTTCTTGAACTTCGCCGAGGCTGCAGACCAGCTCAAGGACGGCGTGATCGACGCGGCGTTCATCACCGCGGGGACCCCGACCGCGGCGGTGCAGGACATCGCCGCGACGCGCGACCTCAAGATCGTACCGGTGCCGGCGGACGTGGTCGCGCGCCTGCGCGAGCGCTACCCCTACTACACGCCTGTCACCATCCCGGCGAACACGTACCGCGGCCAGACCGAGGCCGTGCCGACGGTGGCGGTGATGGCGATGCTGGTCACGCGGCAGGACTTGCCGGAAGACCTGATCTACGATCTGACGAAGGCGCTTTGGGAGAACGTCGCGGTGCTGCACGCGGCGCACGCCCGCGGCAGGGACATCCGGCCCGAGACCGCGCGGGCCGGAATGCCCATCACGATGCACGCCGGCGCGCTGCGCTACTATCGCGAACGGGGCATCCAGTAG
- a CDS encoding ABC transporter substrate-binding protein: protein MTRTARTVVLLLATVLAAACGGGQRTPMEVTVGVILPLQSGVGAAAASALRGAELAAEEVGAEGAVRLNLRTADDGGSFERAAQIFTRIAGETDAVAVIGAFTDSVAVSLSPLASRTKLLLISPGATGEVPYAGDFFFRTALPATLQGRALAEYALGAGLRRVSVMYDSNEYGTAVALAFVEEFVAGGGEVVAQRLFRDGTRDFERFVRAVRSERPQALVFAGYPDEGAAFFEQAAEAELVNLRVLAPDSFANEEAVREMAGRAHGMIVAAAFFRDNPVPAVRAFVRAYRGKFGHDPDPFAAQAYDAVRVVALALRKVGAADRTRLREAVATIRDYPGVTGTLTFDRFGNPAREVLLLRVDGSRLVVLP from the coding sequence TTGACGCGGACGGCGCGCACGGTGGTGTTGCTGCTCGCGACGGTGCTCGCGGCCGCGTGCGGCGGGGGGCAGCGCACTCCGATGGAGGTCACGGTCGGAGTGATCCTGCCGCTGCAAAGCGGTGTGGGGGCGGCGGCGGCCAGCGCCCTGCGAGGTGCCGAGCTCGCCGCGGAGGAGGTCGGGGCCGAGGGGGCGGTCCGGCTCAACCTCCGGACCGCCGACGACGGGGGGTCTTTCGAGCGCGCAGCACAGATCTTCACACGCATCGCGGGCGAGACGGATGCGGTGGCGGTGATCGGCGCCTTCACGGATTCGGTCGCCGTGTCGCTGTCGCCGCTGGCGTCGCGCACGAAGTTGCTGCTCATCAGCCCCGGGGCGACGGGCGAGGTGCCGTATGCGGGGGACTTCTTCTTCCGCACTGCGCTGCCGGCCACGCTGCAGGGCCGCGCGCTGGCCGAGTACGCACTGGGGGCGGGGCTGCGGCGCGTCAGCGTGATGTACGACAGCAACGAGTACGGAACCGCGGTCGCTTTGGCCTTCGTGGAGGAGTTCGTCGCGGGCGGGGGGGAGGTCGTCGCGCAGCGCCTGTTCCGGGACGGCACGCGCGACTTCGAACGGTTCGTCCGGGCGGTGCGCTCGGAGCGTCCCCAGGCGCTCGTCTTCGCGGGTTACCCGGACGAGGGTGCTGCGTTCTTCGAACAGGCGGCCGAAGCGGAACTGGTGAACCTGCGCGTGCTGGCGCCCGATTCGTTCGCCAACGAGGAGGCGGTGCGCGAGATGGCCGGGCGGGCGCACGGGATGATCGTGGCGGCGGCGTTCTTCCGCGACAACCCCGTCCCCGCGGTCCGCGCGTTCGTGCGCGCGTACCGGGGGAAGTTCGGCCACGACCCGGATCCGTTCGCCGCGCAGGCCTACGACGCTGTCCGCGTGGTGGCGTTGGCGCTCAGGAAGGTCGGGGCGGCTGACCGGACGCGGCTGCGGGAGGCGGTAGCGACGATCCGGGACTATCCCGGTGTGACCGGCACCCTCACGTTCGACCGTTTCGGGAATCCGGCGCGGGAGGTACTGCTGTTGCGCGTCGACGGCTCGCGCCTGGTCGTGTTGCCGTAG